A genomic segment from Triticum dicoccoides isolate Atlit2015 ecotype Zavitan chromosome 1A, WEW_v2.0, whole genome shotgun sequence encodes:
- the LOC119361498 gene encoding nudix hydrolase 9-like: MAAAASANPGTAYKLLLSCPEGLPRSKVSVRFDPSIDRIPHPDASLEESIGEIWNQRLQQNPSLYNGTKFRYGGHALHRSDESNQEYCVSLHLGLTDYRTFVGTNLSPLWEKFLVPCEDDSVCCQHMSNPLGNGAIVETSDEKIIVLQRSNNVGESPGHYVFPGGHSEPQEVGILAHQNDEKDVAGLTERISDEMFDGIIREVVEETGVPASSLTEPILIGVPRRETNVRPAAFFYMRCNIDSSAITELYARAQDGYESTKLYAVSLKDLRDMSQRLPGCHLGGFALYELMRNASESSRTNQTDVSVHLGLSFNPNYTDAYFVRYLCMIA; this comes from the exons ATGGCCGCCGCCGCGTCAGCAAACCCCGGCACAGCGTACAAGCTCCTCCTCTCCTGCCCTGAAGGCCTCCCTCGAT CGAAGGTTTCTGTGAGGTTTGATCCGTCCATCGACCGGATTCCCCACCCGGACGCATCCCTGGAAGAATCTATAGGCGAG ATATGGAATCAAAGGCTCCAGCAGAACCCATCGCTGTACAACGGTACGAAATTTCGG TATGGAGGGCATGCCTTGCACCGCAGTGATGAATCAAATCAGGAGTACTGTGTCTCACTTCATTTGGGACTCACAGATTATAG GACATTTGTTGGAACAAACCTCAGTCCACTGTGGGAGAAGTTTTTGGTCCCCTGTGAAG ATGACTCTGTGTGTTGCCAACACATGTCAAATCCACTGGGAAATGGTGCAATCGTTGAAACATCTGATGAAAAAATTATTGTATTGCAAAGGAGCAACAATGTCGGCGAGTCTCCTGGACACTATGTTTTTCCTGGAGGACATTCTGAG CCACAAGAAGTTGGAATCTTGGCTCATCAAAATGACGAAAAAGATGTTGCTGGTCTCACTGAAAGAATTTCTGATGAAATGTTTGACGGGATCATCCGTGAAGTAGTTGAGGAAACTGGAGTTCCTGCTAGTTCACTG ACAGAACCCATTCTCATTGGAGTTCCTCGACGAGAAACGAATGTTAGGCCAGCAGCATTCTTTTATATGAGATGTAACATTGATTCCAGCGCCATAACTGAGCTTTATGCTAGAGCTCAAGATGGTTATGAATCCACTAAGCTCTATGCAGTATCGCTG AAAGACTTACGAGATATGAGTCAGCGGTTGCCTGGTTGCCACCTAGGGGGTTTTGCTCTATATGAACTTATGAGGAACGCTTCGGAAAGTTCGCGAACGAACCAAACCGATGTAAGTGTGCACTTAGGTCTCAGTTTTAATCCAAACTACACCGATGCTTATTTTGTGAGATATCTCTGCATGATTGCTTAA